The following coding sequences are from one Melanotaenia boesemani isolate fMelBoe1 chromosome 17, fMelBoe1.pri, whole genome shotgun sequence window:
- the hivep3a gene encoding transcription factor HIVEP3, which produces MEALHNLTTGEQSGGQEHHQPESLQRGLNPKSPSQPHQLEQTSSPKPHDAPLQPKQPRKCNPERKRLRQQRQGIDSETVLEHKKEASAATKATATKEPSSTDVFTQAKPKAQEDNPKQKRERKPQRPGKYVCTYCGRPCAKPSVLQKHIRSHTGERPYPCAPCGFSFKTKSNLYKHRKSHTHRVKAGLALGEPKSLEEQVTESEDETRQLSSASSLTDRQSSVASMKSHETGRAKDCSGGSSDSYAVKKRLALRLSRGKHAPQDSSDEKTSSLILDSRGSTESGYFSRSESTEQSQDSPPNTSAKSYAEIILGKYGRLGHLQKMSRHHNQHPSGQEEKNISFTVPKKQVIDHITKLITINEAVVDTSKIDSVKPRRFSLSRKNSSESQKGSNTKEVLIHSPKAGDVGYKSTGSISMGVPCEKFHHPPVDVEQPVGQISTGPLVRSHSLPSAGSSFDVSGGSLCKFRLSQSFDERQPSEMQTSRRYGTLRRQPAIEIPLGADLTKEEQEVSHSFYPDSVSTDLTKPQPQPYECEACSIGCKDWEDYIKHKQSLCLAPLPQNEVVLSQMECSQLSNHAVRAGASTIRKRRKEESFEFDDPASPSLPFSAISSGQCKDENSVAHEGPRRPVLQTCSVIQHTSSFEKQESLCHENQSREASKSSPPHENYQLVSNKQPQHQLSKLPARTLLCQNNVKVPEILVTEDFSISPEASIEPASTTKNSEKLDEFQWPQRSQSLAQLPIEKLPPKKKRLRLAETAQSSGESSFESISLPHSPSQDSSASYASSRSTSFEEPYRPDMEVATSTPLRRSRAPHMLTVPGEHQHREMRRSASEQAPHDSQPSVLMAETRSKSFDYSCLSPERSAVGWRERRKCLLMRHAAIRDRDEEEEHCGSLGRSPEHVSPCRSSQSSPSSSPSPAGRLLVNTAGSQCKDNFSKWKLSQNIQLIDAVTHDPSIGVKKEALYIHSPQPNPTYGPSGAARAHYLPMSTGLKLEIPSRCDNYTEGHIQHSVPHITSSLEILTPLTSPTVAVRLQTDTLTPACAIYTTLSQSTSPRPQEALDAVSPNMGMSTAEYRNRRNMSPDLQPWFDDGLRSPGSGGNKRMLSPSNSMELHPESQQQQKRVKEEEEEEKEAGCPDTSTVDTLKQENQPCFPVVGSPISLVETSFPSLLSSTCNSWCYLNYIKPNPSALDEQKPSVYSSWSTSSYDPNPPGLSSKTVLSLLHCKQRLSPSIYTTSPMSVRTTQSVEQEDSKRPCSSKVYNSLPYSRDQEGVGKGPLPADDNGPDTIQEKEEKKKQEEVRSFSRKKQSPERRSNTPQDAAHEEDEKDCQCEDLRFHCKNASELSSESSPCNCNHCKSTVKAAGRSVEHLRSEVPENQTSCHSEDTHEGVFEDQSFRPDQHDDSQSSAVGKGLVEEDDHGQDEDSRSTVAVSDEAHPGSSLPVPATSTQKSSAGARRALFARRRHNASESPSTGDPPSPGSGREPSTPSDPSSRPHQSPAPPLILSTCQVSADSPVPGLSSAPGGCQAGVSAQCPPCPHLTDQMSAARPLVHGLALTHIAQQPSRSRGSSNLLSHLPLHSQQPSRAPSLLIPIGGIHMIQPRSPLPLYRLVSSPSASRGKGRLAVPPLQDALREASPSPKTAEQIPAGDPSPGQSRERFSAWQQSGPETKHPDPPVIERHVYMETTQSHKKAPSPQTQL; this is translated from the exons atggagGCCTTGCATAACCTAACAACTGGGGAGCAGTCCGGAGGTCAAGAACATCATCAACCAGAGTCTCTTCAGAGAGGCCTAAACCCCAAATCTCCCTCCCAGCCCCATCAGCTGGAGCAAACCAGCTCCCCAAAGCCTCATGATGCACCACTGCAGCCCAAACAGCCCAGAAAATGTAACCCTGAGCGCAAACGTCTCAGGCAGCAGCGGCAGGGCATCGACTCCGAAACAGTGCTGGAACATAAAAAGGAGGCATCTGCAGCAACAAAAGCAACCGCAACAAAAGAACCATCCTCAACCGATGTCTTTACCCAAGCTAAACCCAAAGCCCAGGAGGATAACCCCAAACAAAAGCGCGAACGTAAGCCTCAGAGACCAGGCAAATATGTTTGCACTTACTGTGGCCGACCGTGTGCCAAGCCCAGTGTCCTACAGAAACACATTCGGTCCCACACAGGTGAAAGACCCTATCCCTGTGCCCCATGTGGCTTCTCTTTTAAGACCAAGAGTAACCTATACAAACACCGCAAGTCCCATACCCACAGGGTAAAGGCAGGATTGGCACTTGGAGAGCCAAAATCTTTAGAGGAGCAAGTAACAGAGTCAGAAGATGAAACCAGACAGCTGTCATCAGCTTCCTCCCTTACAGATAGACAGAGCAGTGTAGCCTCAATGAAGAGTCATGAAACAGGCAGGGCCAAAGATTGCTCTGGAGGAAGCAGCGACTCCTATGCAGTGAAAAAGAGACTGGCCCTGCGTCTGAGTAGAGGAAAGCACGCTCCTCAAGACTCGTCTGATGAAAAGACCTCGTCTCTAATATTAGATAGTCGAGGTAGTACAGAATCAGGCTATTTTTCCCGTTCTGAAAGTACAGAGCAGTCACAAGACAGTCCCCCGAACACAAGTGCCAAAAGCTACGCAGAGATCATCCTCGGTAAATATGGACGTCTCGGACACCTACAGAAGATGTCTCGTCATCATAACCAGCATCCTTCTGGTCAGGAGGAGAAAAATATCTCCTTCACTGTACCCAAGAAACAGGTCATTGACCATATCACCAAACTCATCACCATCAACGAGGCGGTGGTGGACACCAGTAAGATTGACAGTGTCAAACCTAGGAGATTCTCGCTCTCCAGAAAAAACAGCTCAGAATCTCAAAAGGGTTCAAACACAAAAGAAGTGCTTATCCATAGTCCTAAAGCTGGAGATGTGGGCTACAAAAGCACTGGCTCCATCAGCATGGGCGTTCCGTGTGAAAaattccaccatccacctgttgATGTGGAGCAACCAGTTGGCCAAATTTCAACTGGGCCTCTGGTGAGAAGTCACTCATTGCCGTCTGCAGGGAGCTCATTCGATGTCTCCGGTGGCAGTCTATGCAAATTCCGCCTTAGTCAATCTTTTGATGAACGACAACCTTCAGAAATGCAGACTTCCCGTCGTTACGGAACACTAAGACGGCAGCCAGCGATAGAAATCCCACTTGGTGCAGACCTTACAAAAGAAGAGCAAGAGGTTTCTCACTCGTTTTACCCCGACAGTGTGAGCACTGACCTTACAAAACCTCAACCACAGCCATACGAGTGTGAGGCCTGCAGCATTGGATGTAAGGATTGGGAAGATTATATAAAACACAAGCAAAGCCTGTGCCTTGCACCACTTCCCCAAAATGAGGTGGTCCTTAGTCAAATGGAGTGCTCCCAGCTAAGTAACcatgcagtcagagcaggagctTCAACCATCcgtaaaagaaggaaagaagagagCTTTGAGTTTGATGACCCAGCTTCCCCTTCATTACCCTTCTCAGCCATTTCATCAGGACAGTGTAAAGATGAAAACAGTGTAGCTCACGAGGGTCCCAGAAGGCCTGTGCTGCAAACCTGCTCAGTGATTCAACACACTAGTTCATTTGAAAAACAAGAATCTTTATGTCATGAGAATCAAAGCAGGGAGGCATCTAAGAGCTCTCCACCTCATGAAAACTATCAGCTGGTGTCTAACAAACAGCCCCAACATCAGTTGTCAAAACTTCCAGCGCGAACACTGCTTTGCCAAAACAATGTGAAGGTTCCAGAAATACTGGTCACAGAGGATTTCAGCATTAGCCCCGAAGCCTCCATAGAGCCAGCCTCCACGACAAAGAATTCAGAGAAACTTGATGAATTTCAGTGGCCACAGAGAAGTCAGTCTCTGGCACAGCTTCCGATTGAAAAACTCCCACCGAAGAAGAAGCGCTTGCGTCTAGCCGAGACTGCCCAGTCTTCGGGTGAATCCAGTTTTGAGTCTATATCTTTGCCCCACAGCCCTAGTCAGGATAGTAGTGCATCATATGCATCCAGTCGTTCCACATCCTTCGAAGAACCATACAGACCAGACATGGAGGTCGCTACATCAACACCACTGAGGCGATCGAGAGCTCCTCACATGCTGACAGTGCCGGGGGAGCACCAGCACAGAGAGATGAGACGCTCTGCATCTGAGCAAGCCCCCCATGACTCACAGCCAAGTGTCCTAATGGCTGAGACCCGCAGTAAATCATTTGACTACAGCTGTTTGTCCCCTGAGCGCTCTGCAGTTGGCtggagggaaagaagaaaatgtcttCTCATGAGACACGCAGCAATTAGAGATcgagatgaggaagaggagcactGTGGTTCCCTGGGACGTAGTCCTGAGCATGTCAGCCCCTGCAGGTCTTCTCAATCAAGCCCATCTTCATCCCCTTCACCAGCTGGGAGACTCTTGGTTAATACAGCAGGATCACAATGCAAAGACAATTTCTCTAAGTGGAAGCTTAGTCAAAATATCCAGTTAATAGATGCAGTTACACATGATCCTTCCATAGGTGTAAAAAAGGAGGCCCTTTACATCCACTCACCACAGCCCAACCCTACATACGGACCATCAGGGGCAGCCAGAGCCCACTATCTCCCCATGTCCACAGGACTAAAATTAGAGATTCCCTCAAGATGTGACAATTATACAGAAGGTCACATCCAGCACTCTGTCCCTCACATCACTTCCAGTTTGGAAATACTTACACCCCTCACATCTCCAACAGTAGCAGTGCGTCTCCAGACAGATACGCTCACGCCAGCATGCGCCATATATACCACATTGTCTCAGTCCACGTCACCAAGGCCCCAAGAGGCGCTAGATGCTGTCTCACCTAATATGGGCATGTCAACAGCTGAGTACAGAAACCGTAGGAACATGAGTCCAGATCTCCAACCATGGTTTGATGATGGCCTGAGATCTCCAGGTTCAGGGGGCAACAAGCGCATGTTGTCCCCTTCCAACAGCATGGAGCTCCATCCTGagtcacagcagcagcagaaacgagtgaaagaagaagaggaggaggagaaggaagctGGATGTCCTGACACATCAACAGTAGACACACTTAAACAGGAGAATCAGCCATGTTTTCCAGTGGTTGGTTCTCCCATCTCACTCGTTGAGACCTCGTTCCCCAGCCTGCTGTCAAGTACCTGTAACAGCTGGTGCtatttaaactacattaaacCAAATCCCTCTGCTCTGGACGAACAGAAGCCCTCAGTGTATTCATCATGGTCGACCAGCAGCTACGATCCTAACCCACCTGGACTCTCCAGCAAGACGGTGCTGTCCCTGCTGCACTGCAAGCAGAGGCTCAGTCCCTCCATTTACACAACATCCCCCATGTCGGTCAGGACAACCCAGTCAGTGGAGCAAGAGGACAGCAAAAGACCCTGCTCTAGCAAG GTCTACAACAGCCTGCCCTACAGCAGAGACCAGGAGGGGGTGGGGAAAGGACCGCTGCCTGCAGATGACAACGGGCCAGACACAATACAggagaaggaagaaaagaagaagcaggAGGAAGTTAGATCTTtctccagaaaaaaacaatctcCTGAGAGAAG ATCAAACACACCACAGGATGCTGCACATGAGGAAGATGAGAAGGATTGCCAATGTGAAGATTTGAGATTCCACTGCAAGAATGCTTCTGAGCTCTCCTCTGAATCTTCACCATGTAACTGTAATCACTGTAAAAGCACTGTCAAAGCTGCAG GGAGGTCTGTTGAACACCTGAGATCTGAGGTACCTGAAAACCAAACCAGCTGTCACTCAGAGGACACACATGAAG GAGTCTTTGAGGACCAGTCATTTCGTCCGGATCAACATGATGATAGTCAGAGTTCTGCTGTGGGGAAAGGGTTGGTTGAGGAGGATGACCATGGACAGGATGAAGACAGCAGGTCCACAGTGGCTGTCAGTGATGAAGCCCATCCAGGCAGCAGCTTGCCCGTTCCTGCCACCTCCACCCAGAAGAGCTCCGCCGGCGCCAGGAGAGCGCTGTTTGCCCGCAGACGCCACAACGCCTCCGAGTCACCGTCCACCGGAGACCCTCCTTCTCCGGGCTCTGGAAGGGAGCCATCCACACCTTCTGACCCATCGTCCAGGCCTCACCAGTCCCCAGCTCCTCCTCTAATCCTCTCCACCTGTCAGGTCTCTGCAGACTCTCCAGTTCCAGGCCTGTCCTCTGCACCTGGAGGCTGTCAAGCAGGTGTCTCTGCTCAGTGTCCACCCTGTCCTCATCTGACGGACCAGATGTCTGCAGCAAGACCG